The sequence CGCCAGGATCCGGCGCAGGGTCTGGCGGGTCAGCCTGTGCTCGCGGACCGCGCGGTCCCGCGCGAAGCCGCGCATCGACTCGTACATCTGTCGCTCCTTGCGTGCGCCCGGGGGTCGGCGCGTGTGCTGGCAAGTAGTGAGGTTAACTCACTATGTGGGTTGCTCACCAGTCGCGCTACCCTCTGCGGTGTGAACACCGAGGCCGAGCCCGATGCTTCCGCCGAGCTGCTGGAGCTCGTCTACGCGATCCTCCACGCGGTCCGGCGCGAGTCCGGTCCGGGGGCGCCGGGGCAGCTGCGCTTCCTGCGGACGCTGGCGGCGTGCGGCTGCGCGCAGCGGCCCGGCGCGCTGGCGGAGGCGCTCGGCGTCGCGCCCCGCTCGGTGACGTCGAAGGTGGACACCGCGGAGAGCGACGGCCTGGTGCGGCGCCTGCCCGACCCGACCGACCGGCGCGCGACCCTCGTGGAGCTGACGCCCGCCGGGCACGCGCTGCTCGCCGAGTCGGCGCACCGACGGCACGAGCACGTGGCGGCACGCCTCACGCGGCTCTCGAGCGCGGAGCAGGCCGAGCTGCTGCGCCTGCTGCGGGTCGTCGCCGGGCAGGGCTGAGCACCCGCCCGCGTCCGGTCAGGCGCCGGGCGTCGTCGCCCCGGCCGTCGGGAGGTGGGCCGCGAGCAGCTCGGCGAGGTGGACGCCCTGGACGTCGGCGAGCTGGTCCGCCTGGGTGCGGCAGGAGTAGCCGTCCGCGAGGTAGACGTCGCCCGGGGCGGCGGCGCGCAGCGCCGGGAGCAGCGAGCTCTCGGCCACCGCGACCGACACGTCGTAGTGCCCCTTCTCCATCCCGAAGTTGCCGGCGAGCCCGCAGCAGCCCGCGAGCGCGGAGAACTGCGCGCCCGCCTCGGTGAGCAGGCGGCGGTCCGCGGTCCACGTCATCACGGAGTAGTGGTGGCAGTGCGGCTGCACCACGGCGGTGACGTCCGAGAGGTCGGGCACCTGCCAGCGGTCGCCGGGGCCGATCGGCGCGGGTGCGGTGAGCAGCTCGGCGAGCGTGCGGGTCTCCCGCGCGACGGCCACGGCGCGCGGGTCGTCGGGCAGCAGGTCCTGCAGGTCCGAGCGCAGCACGGCCGTGCACGACGGCTCGAGCCCGACGATCGGGATCCCGTTGACCGCGAACGGGCCCAGCACCTCGAGCAGGTGCTCGAGCTGGTGCCGGGCGCCCTCGAGCTGCCCCGTGCTGATCCAGGTGAGGCCGCAGCACGCCTGGTGGTCCGGGACCAGCACCTCGTAGCCGGCGTCGCGGAGCACGGTGACGGCGGCCTTGGCCACCGACGGGGCGAGCGCGTCGCTGAACGAGTCGGTCCACAGCAGCACGCGCGGCCGCGCGGGCTCGGCCGGCAGCGGCTGGTCGTCCGCGCGCGAGCTCGGCGTGACCGAGACCTGGTCCGCGCCGTCTCGTCGGACCCACGTCCGGAACGGCTCCCGCGCGAAGGTGACCATGCGCCGGCGGGTGTCCATGCCGCCGCCCGCGAGCACCAGCTTCGCGACGGGCCGGAGGCCGAGCACCGCGTTGGTGAGCGCGGCCAGGCCCGGCAGCCCGGTGACGAGCCGCGCCCAGCGCGGCAGCCAACCGAGGGCGTAGTGGTTCATCGGGCGCAGCTTGCGACGGTAGGTCTGGTGGAGCACCTCCG is a genomic window of Cellulomonas fulva containing:
- a CDS encoding MarR family winged helix-turn-helix transcriptional regulator codes for the protein MNTEAEPDASAELLELVYAILHAVRRESGPGAPGQLRFLRTLAACGCAQRPGALAEALGVAPRSVTSKVDTAESDGLVRRLPDPTDRRATLVELTPAGHALLAESAHRRHEHVAARLTRLSSAEQAELLRLLRVVAGQG